ATAAAACTAATTCTTCAGGAGATAAAAACACCACTTCTGTTCTAACCGTTTTAGTTTTATAAAGTATAAATGGGTCTTTATCTAAGTAGTTTTCAGCCAAAGCAGTTCTAACTACTCTTCTAAACCGTTGTAAAGATTTATTAATAGTAATTTGTTTTTGATTCTTTTCAACTTTTAAGTAATATTCAAAATCATATAGAAATTGTAATTCTAACTTTTTTAGTGGATAATCATTAGTTTTAAACTGCCATTTTATAAATGACTTTACATCCTTTTTTATGTAGTTAAACTTACTCCATGTTACTTGTTTTATGTCAATATTTATAAGCGTTTTAAGCTTCTTTAAGTAACGTTCAAAGAACTCAACTATATTGTATTCTTTTTGTGTTTTAACGCCCTTATACAAGCTGTAAATATCATCAACATTAAAAGCTTCCTCTTTAACTTGAAGCAATAAAAAAGCCCTATTAATTTTTGTTTTAATAAGGCTTAGTTGGCTGTTGATATATTCAGAATCTGGTTCTGGTGGCTTAACGGATTGTTGTTTGCTGTTCCAGTTTGCTGAGTTAATGAATAGTCCTGATGAAATTTGTTTTCTTTTACCACCATATGTTATTCTAACTAAAATAGAAACTTTGTTA
The nucleotide sequence above comes from Flavobacteriaceae bacterium HL-DH10. Encoded proteins:
- a CDS encoding site-specific integrase, which produces MTIQKINIRFILYKNRKRADNKVSILVRITYGGKRKQISSGLFINSANWNSKQQSVKPPEPDSEYINSQLSLIKTKINRAFLLLQVKEEAFNVDDIYSLYKGVKTQKEYNIVEFFERYLKKLKTLINIDIKQVTWSKFNYIKKDVKSFIKWQFKTNDYPLKKLELQFLYDFEYYLKVEKNQKQITINKSLQRFRRVVRTALAENYLDKDPFILYKTKTVRTEVVFLSPEELVLLEQHEFMQSRLQFIKELFVFSCYTGLPYNELMSLKQSNIVKGFDGNLWIKMKREKTSKELSIPLLPKALEVLENYQNGDTYIFPRISNQRYNSYLKEIADLVGIEKRLTTHMARRTFASTVLLYNDVPMEIVSELLGHSSMKITQDSYGKVVQKKISLEMNRLKGGE